One stretch of Buteo buteo chromosome Z, bButBut1.hap1.1, whole genome shotgun sequence DNA includes these proteins:
- the MAPK4 gene encoding mitogen-activated protein kinase 4 yields the protein MAEKCDCIASMYGYDLGCRFINFRPLGFGANGLVLSALDSKSCRKVAVKKITIGDARSTKHAFREIKIIRRLDHDNIVKVYEVLGPKGTNLRGDFFKFNMVYIVQEYMETDLARLLEQGKLAEEHAKLFMYQLLRGLKYIHSANVLHRDLKPANIFISTEDLVLKIGDFGLARIVDQHYSHKGYLSEGLVTKWYRSPRLLLSPNNYTKAIDMWAAGCILAEMLTGRMLFAGGHELEQMQLILETIPVIHEEDKEELLKVMPTFINSTWEVRKPLRKLLPEVDSEAIDFLEKILTFNPMDRLTAEMGLQHPYMSPYSCPEDEPVSQHPFRIEDEIDDILLMEANQSQMSNWDRYHVSLSSDLEWRHDKYHDMDEVQRDPRAGSESIAEEAQVDPRKYSQSSSERFLELSHSSMDRVFDADCGKSCDYKVGSPSYLDKLLWRDNKPHHYSEPKLILDLSHWKRTTIAPAAELSLEEEPSNLFLEIAQWVKSTQVGLECPSPLPEIQERSLPSSPHHLHKEPTEVNSETDPEFDLDVFISRALKLCTKPEDLPDNKLNDINGACISEHPGEIVQTEVYQKERW from the exons ATGGCAGAGAAGTGCGACTGTATCGCCAGCATGTACGGGTATGACCTGGGCTGTCGCTTCATTAATTTTCGCCCCTTGGGTTTCGGGGCCAACGGGCTGGTGCTGTCAGCCCTCGACAGCAAGAGCTGCCGCAAAGTGGCGGTGAAGAAGATCACCATCGGCGACGCGCGGAGCACGAAGCACGCTTTCCGGGAGATCAAAATCATCCGCCGCCTGGACCACGATAACATCGTGAAGGTGTACGAGGTGTTGGGGCCGAAGGGGACCAACTTGCGCGGGGATTTTTTCAAGTTTAACATGGTATACATCGTCCAGGAGTACATGGAGACGGACCTGGCgcggctgctggagcaggggaagctCGCCGAGGAGCATGCCAAGCTCTTCATGTACCAGCTGCTGCGGGGGCTGAAGTACATCCACTCGGCCAATGTCCTCCACCGTGACCTCAAACCAGCCAATATTTTCATCAGCACAGAGGACCTGGTGCTGAAGATCGGTGACTTCGGGCTGGCCAGAATTGTGGATCAGCATTACTCGCACAAG GGTTACCTTTCCGAAGGCTTAGTAACAAAATGGTATCgctccccccgcctcctcctctCGCCAAACAACTACACCAAAGCCATCGATATGTGGGCGGCCGGCTGCATCCTGGCTGAGATGCTGACAGGAAGGATGCTCTTTGCTG GGGGTCACGAGCTGGAACAGATGCAGCTTATTCTGGAGACAATTCCCGTTATCCACGAGGAAGACAAAGAGGAGCTGCTCAAAGTGATGCCCACGTTCATCAACAGCACCTGGGAAGTGAGGAAGCCGCTGCGCAAGCTGCTCCCCGAAGTGGACAGTGAAG CTATCGattttctggagaaaatactgacatttaACCCTATGGATCGATTAACGGCTGAGATGGGTCTGCAGCATCCTTACATGAGTCCGTATTCCTGCCCTGAGGATGAACCGGTGTCTCAGCATCCATTCCGGATTGAGGATGAGATTGATGATATTTTACTGATGGAAGCCAACCAGAGCCAGATGTCTAACTGGGACAG GTATCACGTCAGCCTCTCCTCTGATTTGGAATGGAGACATGATAAATACCACGACATGGATGAGGTTCAGCGGGACCCCCGGGCAGGGTCTGAATCCATCGCTGAAGAAGCACAAGTTGATCCACGGAAATACTCACAAAGCAGCTCAGAGAGGTTCTTGGAGCTATCCCACTCATCCATGGACCGAGTATTTGATGCCGATTGTGGGAAATCCTGTGATTACAAAGTAGGGTCACCTTCCTACTTGGACAAATTGCTGTGGAGAGACAATAAGCCCCATCATTACTCGGAGCCCAAGCTGATTTTAGATTTATCCCACTGGAAAAGAACAACCATAGCACCTGCAGCTGAGCTATCGCTGGAAGAAGAACCATCCAACCTTTTTCTGGAGATTGCTCAGTGGGTGAAGAGCACGCAGGTGGGTCTGGAGTGTCCCAGTCCTCTTCCGGAGATTCAGGAACGGAGCCTGCCATCTTCTCCTCACCACCTCCACAAAGAACCCACGGAGGTGAACAGTGAAACAGACCCTGAGTTTGACTTGGACGTCTTCATCTCCAGGGCACTGAAACTTTGCACAAAACCCGAGGATCTTCCAGACAACAAACTCAATGACATCAACGGGGCCTGCATATCTGAGCACCCCGGTGAGATTGTACAAACAGAGGTGTACCAGAAAGAGCGATGGTGA